AAACGTTGCATTACGGGCGTTTTAAGATGATTAAACAGGAGAATAAAAATGTCAAAGAAAGCCTTTACTTTAATAGAACTATTAATCGTAGTTCTTATTATCGGTATTCTTTCTGCTATTGCAATACCGATGTACCAAGGAGCAGTAGACAAAAGCCATTGGAGTACAATGCTTCCGGGAGCTAAAGCGATAAAAGATGCAGAAGAAGCATTTAAGATGTCCAATGACGGATATACCGACACCATGGGTAATTTGGACGTGACTATGGAAAACAGCGATTTAACATTTAATTTAATTACTCCTAATAATACTTCTGACCCCAATGTAATCAGAGTAACTAATAGCAAACTGGCCAATGTAAGACTGGCTAGTTATTTAGATGATAACCCGAAATTTGCCGGGCAGTTGCATTGTGAAGCGGCCACCGGAGATGAGCGCGCCAACAGACTTTGCGGAAAATTACTCATGGGGCAAGAGTTAACCAGTGCAGACGGCTACACGGGTTATCTATTGGACCAGGAAATCGACAAAGCGACGTGCGACAATGCCAGCCGCAGTTGGAGCACGAGTAAAACCAAGTGTTATAAAGATGATCAAACTCGTTGTGATGCACTTAATATGAATTATTTGGGAGATGGTCAATGTGGTTTTGATGATGAAGCCGGTAGAGGACAAGTGATAGGAGCAGAAGGTGTATGCTATGGACATACTCGTGATAGAGGTTGTGCCTATGCGCAAATTAAAGAGGGAGGAGCATGTATAGTAACAGATGACCGCGGCTCTTGTGCTAGTATTAGCGTAACGGGAGGAACAGCAATTTGTGTTAAAGGATCTGGATGTAGCTATTCTACATTTGATAATGGAATTTGCGTAGCAGCTAATCACATGTCGTGCCAACGAAATAAATTTATAAATGGTTCTATTTGCTATGCTCCAAATGGTGGGTGGGCTGCTTGCGGAGGAACAGCCAATTACGATTCTGCTACTGCCGCCGCTACTTTCTATGACGACACCTCTTGTTGTTGCGGGGCCGGGTGTGGAACGGCACCTAAATGTGCGGACCGTGGCATAGCTTGTGATCCCTATTATATGGATTTAAGCAATTTTATGAATTGATCACGAATAGACAAGTAAAAGAAATACCCTGAGAGCATTTATCCCGGGGTATTTAATCAAGTAAAACTTACTGATATTTCTTGATAAATTCTTCTTTGAACTGCAGGAAAGTTCCGTTTTCAATAGCGGCGCGGATGCGCTCCATGGTGCGCGTTAAGAAACGGATATTGTGCATAGACAATAGCCGGTGGCTGGTCAGCTCGCCGCTGCGGAACAGGTGACTTAGATAAGCCCGTGAATAATTACGGCAAGCAAAACAATCGCAATGCTCGTCCAAGGGGCGGGTATCTAAGCGGAAAGTGGCATTTTTAATGTTGAGTCGACCTTCCTCGGTCATAACCATACCATTGCGGGCCACGCGCGTAGGCCACACGCAGTCAAACATATCCACCCCGCGTTCCACACAATGCAAAATCTCAACCGGCGTTCCAAGGCCCATAAAATAGCGCGGCTTTTGTTCGGGTAAATTTTCGGTGACGGCTAAAACGGCTTCATCCATTTGCTCGATAGTTTCTCCCAACGATAAACCGCCAATGCAATACCCATGCGTGGGCAAAGAAGCCATGGTGCGGGCCGCATCTTGACGTAAATCCGGGAAAATAGAACCTTGTATAATGCCAAACAAAAGCGAATTGCCAACACTAAAAGAACCGTCTGCCTGCTGGGTAATCAATTGTTGCGCAACGGTTTTTTGGTATTGGGCGGCGGCTCGTTCAGCCCAACGTTTGGTCTGTTCTAAGGCTTGGCGCGCCTCTTGTTTGGAAGGGTCTTTGGCATGGATACAGACGTCTAGCATCGTCCAAATATCCGAGCCGATTTCTTTTTCAAACTCAATGACATTTTCGGGCGTAAAAAGATGTTTCGTCCCGTCATGGTGGGAACGAAACAAAACCCCTTCTTCGCTAATTTTGCGAAATTGAGAAAGACTGTACACTTGGAATCCGCCGGAATCAGTCAAAATACTTCCGTCCCATTTCATAAAGTCGTGCAGTCCGCCCAGCGTTTGTAAGGTTTTCGTGCCCGGCCGTAAATACAAGTGATAGGTGTTGGAAAGCAAACACTCTGCGTGCACTTCTTTTAAGTCAGCAGAGGTTAAGGCTTTCACACTGGCCTGCGTAGCTACCGGCATAAAAACGGGGGTTTGAACAGCCCCATGCTTGGTATACAATACACCGGTGCGGGCTTTAGAGTGAGCATCTTTGGTCTTAATTTGAAAGGGAGAAAGCATAATAAATCCTTAAAAAGTTAAATCAGCCAATGCATCGGCCACCGTCGGCGGCAACCGGTGCGGAATGCTGTTTTGAACAAAGCGGTTCCAGTACCGTTTTATTTTGGCCTTGGCCAGCGGTGCCAAAAAATATTCTAGCGGCAAAACGGAACTGCTTCCCATATCGTTAATGAGCACCAAGCGGAAATTATTTTCCCCTAAGCGTTGGTATAAAATATTTTCCGGATAAATAGACATCGCAATAATACGATATTTGAGCATTTGATTGCGTAAATGTAATAAAGCATCGTGAATTTGCGTGATTTGTTGGGAAGTGCACGCCGGATTATTCAAAATGGTTTCAATGCTGGCCGATATTTTCCCGTCCGCGTCGCAAACTAATTCAAAACAGTGGCCGGTACCCAAATTGGTTTCTACAGGGCCATAATAAGCCGGTAAAATGCCGCTTTCTGCCCCACGTTTGCCAAGGATATGAGTTAAATAGTGAATTTCGCGATTGAGGTCGGTTTGGCCGGCCTGATTGTACGGTACTTTAATGCACTGACGCTCTTGTTGCGGATGGCGGAAACACTGTTTGTGACTGCCTTTGGCAATAAATTGTTCCTCTGTTAAAAGTACGGTAGACATAGTCGCTCCTAAAGAATTAACATACTATCCCCAAACGAGTAAAAACGATATTTTTGTTCTACGGCTTCTTGGTAGGCTTGATAGATAAAATCTTCTCCTGCCAGTGCGGTCACCATGCATAGGGGGGTAGAATCCGGAAAGTGAAAATTAGTAATTAAATGGGTAATGGCTTTGAACGTGTAGCCGGGATAAATAAATAAATCGGTCCATTTTTTACCGGAGGAGGTTACGCCGTTTTGCGTAAAACTTTCCAAGGTGCGGGTACTGGTGGTACCCACAGAAAAAATGGCTTTTTGGGCGCGGCGTGCCTGATTAATTATTTCCGCGGTTTGAGATGAAATTTCCGCTAGTTCAGGCAACATTTGATGTTGCTCCGGTTCTCCACGCAAGGGTTTAAACGTGCCCCATCCTACATGTAACGTGATATAAGCAATCTGCACGCCTTTGGCTGCTAATTTATCTAACAATTCTTGCGTAAAATGAAAACCTGCCGTGGGGGCCGCAATAGAACCCTCATACTTGGCATAGACGGTTTGATATCGTTCTTTATCCGTAGACAGGCTGGGGGTTAATCCTTCATGTTTGCGGGCTTTTTCAATATACACCGGAAGAGGCATCAGCCCGTGTTCATGGCAAAAAGGTAAAATATCTTCCTGATTAAAACGAATCAGCACTTCGTTATTTCCCGTTTTACCCAACATGGTTCCGGTTAAACCGTCGCCAAAATCCAGCTCTGCATTTTCTTTATAATCACGGGTCAGCGTGGTCCAAACATACGGGTCTGCCTGCGGGCGAACTAGTAAAATTTCCACTTTACCGCCGGTGGCCTTATGAGCAAATAATTTAGCCGGAAATACTTTAGTATTGTTAAGCACCAGTACATCCCCTGCCTGAAAATAATCAGTAATATCCCGAAAAATACGATTTTCAATGACGTGTGTGTCTCGGTGCAACACCATCAGCCGGGCACTGTCTCTGGGAGTGGCAGGTTGCTTGGCAATTAAGGGATCGATATTAAATTGTTTGAAACGTTCAAAAGCCATAATACCTCATAGTGTGGTCAAATCTGACGAGGGGAAATAGTTACTCAAAATTTGTTTGTAGTCTTTGCCTTCCTGCGCCATGCCTTTGGCTCCGTCTTGGCACATGCCCACGCCGTGGCCATAACCCCGGCCGGCAAAAGTAAAGTCAGATCCGTGTTTACTGATATCCGTAATCTTACAGCTCTTAAGCAAAGAGGCTCCTACGGCTAAGCGGAATTGAGCACAAGAGAGAGTTTTGCTCCCTTGCTTGGTGGTAAATTGCAGGGTAACTGCCCGCTTAGTATGGGTTTTTTCTTGTACTTTGATTTTAGTGACCGATCCGGAAAGGCCGTTTTTATTGACAAATTTGTTGATGGAGCTCAAAGCAATTGTATTGCTCCAGGTGTAACTTTTGCTATGACTGTCCGTTGAGCAAGAGGCTCCTTGCAAAGGTTTGATGGTAGCATTTTTATTGCCCGTCCAAATTTTTGCATCATCAGTACCACCACCGCAATTGGCATGATAGTAGGTATTAAATAATTCCCCTTTGTATTTGAGCACTTTTCCTTGGGTTCCTTCTACGGCTTGACGTACACTATCATATACTTTAGCCGAGCCCTTATACATTTGACTGCGAACGTCGTTATACAGGTCAAAATCTGTCTTCTTATTGTTTTGAATTTGCATCAAAGTGTATGTGCGAGCCGCTACCGCCTGTGCTTTGAGTGCTTCAACGGGCCAAGAATAACTCATTT
This DNA window, taken from Elusimicrobiaceae bacterium, encodes the following:
- a CDS encoding pilin yields the protein MSKKAFTLIELLIVVLIIGILSAIAIPMYQGAVDKSHWSTMLPGAKAIKDAEEAFKMSNDGYTDTMGNLDVTMENSDLTFNLITPNNTSDPNVIRVTNSKLANVRLASYLDDNPKFAGQLHCEAATGDERANRLCGKLLMGQELTSADGYTGYLLDQEIDKATCDNASRSWSTSKTKCYKDDQTRCDALNMNYLGDGQCGFDDEAGRGQVIGAEGVCYGHTRDRGCAYAQIKEGGACIVTDDRGSCASISVTGGTAICVKGSGCSYSTFDNGICVAANHMSCQRNKFINGSICYAPNGGWAACGGTANYDSATAAATFYDDTSCCCGAGCGTAPKCADRGIACDPYYMDLSNFMN
- the tgt gene encoding tRNA guanosine(34) transglycosylase Tgt, with amino-acid sequence MLSPFQIKTKDAHSKARTGVLYTKHGAVQTPVFMPVATQASVKALTSADLKEVHAECLLSNTYHLYLRPGTKTLQTLGGLHDFMKWDGSILTDSGGFQVYSLSQFRKISEEGVLFRSHHDGTKHLFTPENVIEFEKEIGSDIWTMLDVCIHAKDPSKQEARQALEQTKRWAERAAAQYQKTVAQQLITQQADGSFSVGNSLLFGIIQGSIFPDLRQDAARTMASLPTHGYCIGGLSLGETIEQMDEAVLAVTENLPEQKPRYFMGLGTPVEILHCVERGVDMFDCVWPTRVARNGMVMTEEGRLNIKNATFRLDTRPLDEHCDCFACRNYSRAYLSHLFRSGELTSHRLLSMHNIRFLTRTMERIRAAIENGTFLQFKEEFIKKYQ
- the queA gene encoding tRNA preQ1(34) S-adenosylmethionine ribosyltransferase-isomerase QueA, which produces MAFERFKQFNIDPLIAKQPATPRDSARLMVLHRDTHVIENRIFRDITDYFQAGDVLVLNNTKVFPAKLFAHKATGGKVEILLVRPQADPYVWTTLTRDYKENAELDFGDGLTGTMLGKTGNNEVLIRFNQEDILPFCHEHGLMPLPVYIEKARKHEGLTPSLSTDKERYQTVYAKYEGSIAAPTAGFHFTQELLDKLAAKGVQIAYITLHVGWGTFKPLRGEPEQHQMLPELAEISSQTAEIINQARRAQKAIFSVGTTSTRTLESFTQNGVTSSGKKWTDLFIYPGYTFKAITHLITNFHFPDSTPLCMVTALAGEDFIYQAYQEAVEQKYRFYSFGDSMLIL
- a CDS encoding SpoIID/LytB domain-containing protein codes for the protein MKKIILFCLLVAIATLSYAQQTVRVQLAEDLTKAQVQTSGRVYIYALNNSKKYKVSRPETIDILWRKGKLQIGALTSADTLVIEPDTNVILTFQKNTYTGKFYLIPAKNTFRVVEYTDLENYLLGVLPYEMSYSWPVEALKAQAVAARTYTLMQIQNNKKTDFDLYNDVRSQMYKGSAKVYDSVRQAVEGTQGKVLKYKGELFNTYYHANCGGGTDDAKIWTGNKNATIKPLQGASCSTDSHSKSYTWSNTIALSSINKFVNKNGLSGSVTKIKVQEKTHTKRAVTLQFTTKQGSKTLSCAQFRLAVGASLLKSCKITDISKHGSDFTFAGRGYGHGVGMCQDGAKGMAQEGKDYKQILSNYFPSSDLTTL